From a single Lolium rigidum isolate FL_2022 chromosome 7, APGP_CSIRO_Lrig_0.1, whole genome shotgun sequence genomic region:
- the LOC124673483 gene encoding CTL-like protein DDB_G0274487, with amino-acid sequence MGAAADNAAPRQGEAERGRGRAPAPAPEAREVKVVVEEPPPAAAVARLQAQRALPPLQVTTQAPPTPMTVASGGVDQPPPLANYQPVMQTPPPPLASLNSRVYTNQISLCLFLLHLAAAGLAVGFFVYRAVKDIVQNPRSHNARREQSLLRKWLPPVEGAVALSIVLAFAWQKAVRAWPRAMVRVILWSGFGVTLAVGSLLMCFSMPATVGLGVAMVVFSIGTGLYACWVTRRVGFTARVFEKAVQPVDKFRGLNGPAYLMVAAGFVWISVWCVAVIGAVNFPFPGLTILALVVSLAWTAEVMRNVANLTASRVIALYYLRGMQSSVQFSFQRALSYNLGSACLGSLFVPTIEALRILARGLNLLEGEDEFMFSCAHCCLNVMNAVFEYGNSWAFVHIAAYGRGFVQASRSTWLQFERLPGMPALADADITSSVCFLTGVTSGALCVALAGSWTFVTHKHYTATVSLMAFYVGYLMTRIGMALPQACVGCYYVCYAENPGSRLFDKTIPDRLGKMQEDVVAPTPRFPHQHVGAA; translated from the exons ATGGGCGCCGCCGCTGATAACGCC GCGCCGCGGCAGGGGGAGGCTGAGCGGGGCAGAGggagggcgccggcgccggcgccggaggcgagggaggtgaaggtggtggtggaggagcccccgccggcggcggcggtggcgaggctGCAGGCGCAGCGGGCGCTGCCGCCGCTGCAGGTCACCACGCAGGCGCCGCCGACGCCCATGACGGTGGCCTCCGGCGGCGTGGACCAGCCGCCGCCCCTGGCCAATTACCAACCGGTCATGCAGACCCCACCACCG CCGCTGGCGTCGTTGAACTCGCGCGTGTACACGAACCAGATCTCGCTGTGCCTGTTCCTGCTCCacctggcggcggcggggctcgcCGTGGGCTTCTTCGTGTACAGGGCAGTCAAAGACATCGTGCAGAACCCGCGGTCCCACAATGCACGGCGCGAGCAGAGCCTGCTCCGGAAGTGGCTGCCCCCGGTGGAGGGCGCGGTGGCGCTCAGCATCGTGCTGGCGTTCGCGTGGCAGAAAGCGGTGCGCGCCTGGCCGCGCGCCATGGTGCGCGTCATCCTCTGGTCAGGCTTCGGTGTGACGCTCGCGGTGGGCTCCCTGCTCATGTGCTTCTCCATGCCGGCCACCGTGGGTCTCGGCGTGGCCATGGTGGTGTTCTCCATCGGCACCGGGCTGTACGCGTGCTGGGTGACCAGGCGCGTGGGGTTCACGGCGCGGGTGTTCGAGAAGGCGGTGCAGCCGGTGGACAAGTTCCGGGGCCTGAACGGGCCGGCGTACCTGATGGTGGCTGCCGGGTTCGTGTGGATCTCGGTGTGGTGCGTGGCGGTGATCGGCGCCGTGAACTTCCCGTTCCCGGGGCTGACGATCCTGGCGCTGGTGGTGAGCCTGGCGTGGACGGCGGAGGTGATGCGCAACGTGGCGAACCTGACGGCGAGCCGGGTGATCGCGCTCTACTACCTCCGCGGCATGCAGTCCAGCGTGCAGTTCAGCTTCCAGCGCGCGCTGTCGTACAACCTCGGCAGCGCGTGCCTGGGCTCCCTGTTCGTGCCCACCATCGAGGCGCTCCGGATCCTCGCCCGCGGCCTCAACCTCCTCGAGGGCGAGGACGAGTTCATGTTCTCCTGCGCGCACTGCTGCCTCAACGTCATGAACGCCGTCTTCGAGTACGGCAACAGCTGGGCGTTCGTCCACATCGCGGCGTACGGGCGGGGGTTCGTGCAGGCGTCGCGGAGCACGTGGCTGCAGTTCGAGCGGCTGCCGGGGATGCCGGCGCTGGCGGACGCTGACATCACCAGCTCGGTGTGCTTCCTCACCGGGGTCACCAGCGGCGCGCTCTGCGTGGCGCTGGCGGGGTCCTGGACCTTCGTCACGCACAAGCACTACACGGCCACCGTGTCGCTCATGGCCTTCTACGTCGGCTACCTCATGACCCGGATCGGCATGGCGCTGCCGCAGGCGTGCGTGGGGTGCTACTACGTGTGCTACGCCGAGAACCCAGGGTCCAGGCTCTTCGACAAGACCATACCGGACCGGCTGGGCAAGATGCAGGAGGACGTGGTCGCGCCCACGCCAAGGTTCCCGCACCAGCACGTCGGCGCCGCCTGA